From the genome of Pseudomonas sp. Teo4, one region includes:
- the nadA gene encoding quinolinate synthase NadA, with the protein MTQISERLLVQAHLDAKQPNPLTAEQEAEYRAAIAAELKAQNAVLVAHYYCDPVIQALAEETGGCVSDSLEMARFGKNHPAETVIVAGVRFMGETAKILTPEKRVLMPTLEATCSLDLGCPVEEFSAFCDQHPERTVVVYANTSAAVKARADWVVTSSCALEIVESLMDNGETIIWGPDQHLGRYIQKQTGADMLLWDGACIVHEEFKSRQLADMKALYPDAAILVHPESPESVIELADAVGSTSQLIKAAQTLPNKTFIVATDRGIFYKMKQLCPDKEFVEAPTAGNGAACRSCAHCPWMAMNTLERVLDCLRNGSNEIFVDPALVPKAIKPLNRMLDFTQAARLKLSGNA; encoded by the coding sequence ATGACCCAGATTTCCGAACGCCTGTTGGTTCAGGCCCATCTTGACGCCAAGCAGCCCAACCCGCTGACAGCCGAGCAGGAGGCCGAATACCGTGCGGCCATCGCTGCCGAGCTCAAGGCCCAGAACGCTGTTCTGGTTGCCCATTACTACTGCGACCCGGTCATCCAGGCGCTGGCCGAAGAGACCGGTGGCTGCGTGTCCGACTCCCTGGAAATGGCCCGCTTTGGCAAGAACCATCCGGCCGAAACCGTGATTGTCGCTGGCGTGCGCTTCATGGGCGAGACGGCCAAGATCCTCACGCCGGAAAAGCGCGTGCTGATGCCGACCCTGGAAGCGACCTGCTCGCTCGACCTGGGTTGCCCGGTTGAGGAATTCTCCGCCTTTTGCGACCAGCACCCCGAGCGCACCGTGGTGGTGTACGCTAACACCTCCGCCGCCGTGAAGGCGCGTGCCGACTGGGTGGTGACGTCCAGCTGTGCGCTGGAAATCGTCGAAAGCCTGATGGACAACGGTGAAACCATCATCTGGGGGCCGGACCAGCATCTGGGGCGGTACATCCAGAAGCAGACCGGTGCCGACATGCTGCTGTGGGACGGTGCCTGCATCGTCCACGAAGAGTTCAAGTCGCGTCAGCTGGCCGACATGAAGGCGTTGTACCCGGACGCCGCCATTCTGGTTCACCCGGAATCGCCGGAGTCGGTGATCGAGCTGGCCGATGCGGTGGGCTCCACCAGCCAGTTGATCAAGGCTGCGCAGACCCTGCCGAACAAGACCTTCATCGTCGCCACCGACCGCGGCATCTTCTACAAGATGAAGCAGCTGTGCCCGGACAAAGAGTTCGTCGAAGCGCCCACCGCCGGTAACGGTGCCGCGTGCCGTAGCTGCGCGCATTGCCCGTGGATGGCCATGAACACCCTGGAGCGGGTGCTGGACTGTCTGCGCAACGGCAGCAATGAAATCTTCGTGGACCCGGCGCTGGTGCCAAAGGCGATCAAGCCGCTGAACCGGATGCTGGACTTCACTCAAGCGGCGCGTCTGAAGCTGTCCGGTAACGCCTGA
- a CDS encoding YdgA family protein — protein MKKSVGILSGLAIAIAVATTAGAWYTGKQLPAELERSVERANVQVQKALIGLGGSMTVEVASLEQHFFSSTAHYRVKAKDIHLSNGETVNFELGVTDHIEHGPFPWSRVKAFKLLPVMAASNSALDKDDFTEAWYAAAGDKAPLTSQTSIGFDGSVQGDILLAPVKVTEENGSTLDFSGMRLAISGDQEGKASKFHGTAERFEMKLVGDDHPPATFELKGLTVDGNLAATEHDAIYVGNFDMLLAEAKATLGPKQQVLLLKGFEQKAVQALDGPDTIGGRVDYKLQDITWDGRAVGSAQMAVSLKSFNAPAMQALSKWYQAHMPEFQQAAAAGQALPVIEMDEAEKAKFQGDVQQLLASKPQVALENLSFKTANGESRFSLSMDFAKPASFDLPPDQLGKQLITEVKSKLSLSKPMVGDLATLQALLDGQTDAQAIAMQSSQAGEMLGMMALESGMATVQGTDVVSSLHYADGMVDFNGKKMTVEEFAMILAAHFAAMQPQG, from the coding sequence ATGAAGAAATCAGTAGGCATTCTTTCCGGCCTGGCTATCGCCATCGCCGTCGCAACCACCGCAGGCGCCTGGTACACCGGCAAGCAATTGCCAGCGGAGCTGGAGCGCTCCGTCGAACGGGCCAACGTACAGGTGCAAAAAGCCCTGATTGGCCTAGGTGGTAGCATGACTGTCGAAGTGGCCTCGCTTGAGCAGCACTTTTTCAGCAGCACCGCGCACTATCGCGTCAAGGCCAAGGATATTCACCTCTCCAATGGCGAGACCGTCAATTTCGAGCTGGGCGTCACCGACCATATCGAGCATGGCCCGTTTCCATGGTCGCGGGTAAAAGCGTTCAAGCTGCTGCCAGTCATGGCGGCCAGCAACAGTGCGCTGGACAAAGACGATTTTACCGAGGCCTGGTACGCCGCGGCGGGGGACAAAGCGCCCCTGACCTCGCAAACCAGCATCGGCTTTGACGGCAGTGTGCAGGGCGACATCCTCCTGGCACCGGTCAAAGTGACTGAAGAAAACGGCTCCACCCTGGATTTCTCCGGCATGCGCCTGGCGATCAGTGGTGACCAGGAAGGCAAGGCATCGAAGTTCCACGGCACTGCCGAGCGTTTCGAGATGAAGCTGGTAGGCGACGATCACCCGCCCGCCACGTTCGAACTCAAGGGCCTGACCGTCGATGGCAACCTTGCGGCCACTGAGCACGACGCGATCTACGTCGGCAATTTCGATATGTTGCTGGCCGAAGCCAAGGCTACCTTGGGGCCGAAACAGCAAGTGTTGCTGCTCAAGGGCTTTGAACAGAAAGCCGTGCAGGCCCTGGATGGCCCGGACACCATCGGTGGGCGCGTCGACTACAAGCTGCAGGACATCACCTGGGATGGCCGTGCGGTAGGCAGCGCGCAAATGGCGGTCAGCCTAAAGTCGTTCAATGCCCCGGCCATGCAGGCGCTGTCGAAGTGGTACCAGGCGCACATGCCTGAATTCCAGCAGGCGGCGGCTGCCGGCCAGGCGCTGCCGGTGATTGAGATGGACGAGGCGGAAAAGGCCAAGTTCCAGGGCGATGTGCAGCAGTTGCTGGCTTCCAAGCCACAGGTGGCCCTGGAGAACCTGTCGTTCAAGACCGCCAATGGCGAGAGCCGTTTCAGCCTGTCGATGGATTTCGCCAAGCCGGCCTCGTTCGACCTGCCGCCCGACCAGTTGGGCAAGCAGTTGATTACCGAGGTGAAGAGCAAACTGTCGCTGTCCAAGCCGATGGTCGGTGACCTGGCTACCCTGCAGGCGCTGCTCGACGGCCAGACCGACGCCCAGGCCATCGCCATGCAGTCCAGTCAGGCCGGCGAAATGCTGGGCATGATGGCACTGGAGAGCGGCATGGCCACTGTGCAAGGGACCGACGTGGTGTCGAGCCTGCACTACGCCGATGGCATGGTCGACTTCAACGGCAAGAAGATGACCGTTGAAGAGTTCGCCATGATTCTGGCAGCGCACTTCGCGGCGATGCAGCCTCAGGGCTGA
- a CDS encoding APC family permease → MQTDHSASGSHQFRKSLRLWHVVIIGLAYLTPMTVFDTFGIVSGITSGHVPSAYLLALLGVLFTAVSYGTLVKRFPQSGSAYTYTQRAINPHVGFLVGWSSLLDYLLLPMVNALLAKLYLSAMFPEVPEWMWVAGFVSLISLINMRSINLVAHFNLLFVLVQLAIMSVFVYLCVRGLNQGEGVGTVWSLTPFTDPQTQFSALAAGATILCFSFLGFDAVTCLSEETKEPGKIIPRAIFLTALIGGVVFISVSYFMQAYFPSNARFHDPEAALPEIALYVGGKLFQSIFIACTVINTIASGLASQTSVSRLLYVMGRDNVIPSSVFARLHPRYKTPVVNIAVVGLISLSAIFFDLVTATSIINFGALVAFSFVNLSVISHCYLREGNRQGLANQMKYLVMPTIGFCIIAKLWLDLNGHSLLFGGIWALLGLLHLAWLTKAFRVAPPNYIAE, encoded by the coding sequence ATGCAGACTGACCACAGCGCCTCCGGCAGCCACCAGTTCCGCAAGTCCCTGCGTCTCTGGCACGTCGTGATCATCGGCCTCGCCTACCTGACGCCGATGACCGTATTCGACACCTTCGGCATCGTCTCGGGCATTACCTCCGGGCATGTACCTAGCGCCTACCTCCTCGCCTTGTTGGGCGTGCTGTTCACCGCCGTCAGCTACGGAACCCTGGTAAAACGCTTCCCACAATCGGGCTCGGCGTACACCTACACCCAACGCGCCATCAACCCACACGTGGGCTTCCTGGTGGGCTGGTCGTCGCTGCTGGACTACCTGCTGCTGCCCATGGTCAATGCCTTGCTGGCCAAGCTGTACCTGTCGGCGATGTTCCCCGAGGTACCGGAATGGATGTGGGTGGCGGGCTTCGTCAGCCTGATCAGCCTGATCAACATGCGCAGCATCAACCTGGTAGCGCACTTCAACCTGCTGTTCGTGTTGGTGCAACTGGCGATCATGTCGGTGTTCGTCTACCTCTGCGTGCGCGGCTTGAATCAGGGCGAAGGCGTGGGCACCGTCTGGAGCCTGACACCGTTCACCGACCCTCAGACTCAGTTCAGCGCCCTGGCGGCCGGCGCGACCATCCTGTGCTTCTCGTTCCTGGGCTTCGACGCGGTTACTTGCCTGTCCGAAGAAACCAAAGAGCCTGGCAAGATCATCCCTCGGGCGATCTTCCTTACCGCGCTGATTGGTGGCGTGGTGTTCATCTCCGTTTCGTACTTCATGCAAGCTTATTTCCCGAGCAATGCGCGCTTCCATGACCCGGAAGCGGCCCTGCCGGAAATTGCCCTGTATGTCGGCGGCAAGCTGTTCCAGTCGATCTTCATCGCCTGCACCGTGATCAACACCATCGCCTCGGGCCTGGCCTCGCAGACCAGCGTATCGCGCCTGCTGTACGTCATGGGCCGCGACAACGTGATCCCGAGCAGCGTGTTCGCCCGCCTGCACCCACGCTACAAGACCCCGGTGGTCAACATTGCCGTGGTTGGCCTGATCTCGCTGTCGGCGATCTTCTTCGACCTGGTCACCGCGACGTCGATCATCAACTTCGGCGCCCTGGTCGCGTTCAGCTTCGTCAACCTGTCGGTGATCAGCCACTGCTACCTGCGCGAAGGCAACCGCCAGGGGCTGGCGAACCAGATGAAGTACCTGGTCATGCCAACCATCGGCTTCTGCATCATCGCCAAGCTCTGGCTCGACCTGAACGGGCATTCGCTCCTGTTCGGCGGCATCTGGGCGTTGCTCGGCCTGCTGCACCTGGCCTGGCTGACCAAGGCCTTCCGGGTTGCGCCACCGAACTACATCGCTGAATGA
- a CDS encoding methyl-accepting chemotaxis protein translates to MQQQQREIEQVATAANEMSATAQDVAHNAAQAAQAARGADQASREGLQLIASTRQTIDQLAADMDAAMHEARTLESRSEQIGSVLEVIRAIAEQTNLLALNAAIEAARAGEAGRGFAVVADEVRSLAQRTQVSVEEIRQVIEGLQQGTQDVVGAMHEGQRQAKDSATRMEQALPALQRIGEAVAVISDMNLQIASAAEEQSAVAEEVNRNVAGIRDVTESLSGQADESARISQALNRLANQQQALMEQFRV, encoded by the coding sequence ATGCAACAGCAACAGCGGGAAATCGAGCAGGTAGCCACCGCCGCCAACGAGATGAGCGCCACCGCGCAGGACGTTGCCCATAACGCCGCCCAGGCGGCGCAAGCGGCACGGGGCGCCGACCAGGCCAGCCGTGAAGGCCTGCAACTGATTGCCAGCACGCGTCAGACCATCGACCAGCTGGCCGCCGACATGGACGCGGCGATGCACGAAGCGCGCACCCTGGAGAGCCGTAGCGAGCAGATCGGGTCGGTGCTGGAGGTGATCCGCGCCATTGCCGAGCAGACCAACCTGCTGGCACTCAACGCAGCCATCGAAGCAGCCCGCGCGGGTGAAGCCGGCCGCGGCTTTGCGGTGGTGGCTGACGAAGTGCGCAGCCTGGCGCAACGCACCCAGGTGTCGGTGGAAGAGATCCGCCAGGTGATCGAAGGCCTGCAGCAAGGCACCCAGGATGTGGTGGGTGCCATGCACGAAGGCCAGCGCCAGGCCAAGGACAGCGCCACGCGCATGGAGCAGGCGCTACCGGCGCTGCAGCGCATTGGTGAAGCGGTGGCCGTGATCAGCGACATGAACCTGCAGATCGCTTCGGCCGCCGAGGAGCAAAGCGCGGTGGCTGAAGAGGTGAACCGTAACGTTGCGGGTATTCGCGACGTTACCGAGTCGTTGTCGGGTCAGGCCGACGAGTCGGCACGGATCAGCCAGGCGCTGAACCGGCTGGCCAACCAGCAGCAGGCGCTGATGGAACAATTTCGCGTTTGA
- a CDS encoding cation diffusion facilitator family transporter, whose translation METPNKTPFFDLASEQGLLRASIAVTLFIATIGIAFGVASGSFSIVFDGVYSLVDASMSGLSLVVVKLITSHTTSLNMSRKLRERFTMGFWHLEPMVLALNGILLCSVAIYALINAVLSLLEGGRHLEFGIAIVYALVTVAACVAIAVIESRANRKLGSDFVRMDVKGWIMSASITAALLIAFCFGYAVQGTAWEWMSPYIDPAVLGLVCLVIIPLPVSVIRQAFAEIFLVTPSDLKLHVDEVAKNFVALHGLQSYRAYVAKVGRSREIELFFIVPPGMAAKTIAEWDAWRDEVGNAIGGEGPDRWLTVVFTGDKEWAE comes from the coding sequence ATGGAAACACCCAACAAAACCCCATTCTTCGACCTGGCCAGTGAACAGGGCCTGCTGCGCGCCTCGATCGCCGTCACCCTGTTCATCGCCACCATCGGCATCGCTTTCGGTGTGGCCTCAGGCTCGTTCTCGATCGTCTTCGACGGTGTCTATTCGCTGGTCGACGCCAGCATGAGCGGACTGTCACTGGTGGTGGTCAAGTTGATCACCTCGCACACCACCTCACTGAACATGTCGCGCAAGCTGCGCGAGCGCTTCACCATGGGCTTCTGGCACCTGGAGCCCATGGTGCTGGCGCTCAATGGCATTCTGCTGTGCAGCGTGGCGATCTATGCGTTGATCAACGCCGTGCTCAGCCTGCTCGAGGGCGGGCGCCACCTGGAGTTCGGCATCGCGATCGTCTACGCGCTGGTCACCGTGGCTGCCTGCGTGGCCATCGCCGTGATCGAGTCCCGCGCCAACCGCAAGCTGGGTTCGGACTTCGTGCGCATGGATGTCAAAGGCTGGATCATGTCAGCCAGCATCACTGCGGCGCTGCTGATCGCCTTCTGCTTCGGTTACGCCGTGCAGGGCACGGCCTGGGAGTGGATGTCGCCCTACATCGACCCGGCAGTGCTGGGCCTGGTCTGCCTGGTGATCATTCCGCTGCCTGTGTCGGTGATACGCCAGGCCTTCGCCGAAATTTTCCTGGTTACGCCAAGCGACCTGAAGCTGCATGTCGATGAGGTGGCCAAGAACTTCGTTGCCCTTCATGGGCTGCAGTCCTACCGCGCCTACGTCGCCAAGGTCGGCCGCTCACGCGAAATCGAACTGTTCTTCATCGTGCCGCCGGGCATGGCTGCGAAAACCATTGCCGAGTGGGATGCGTGGCGCGACGAGGTGGGCAATGCCATAGGCGGCGAAGGGCCGGATCGCTGGCTGACGGTAGTGTTTACCGGGGACAAGGAGTGGGCGGAATAA
- the queC gene encoding 7-cyano-7-deazaguanine synthase QueC, translating to MTEKRAVILLSGGLDSATVVAMAKAQGYSCYTMSFDYGQRHRAELNAAARVARDLGVVEHKVIGLNLDGIGGSALTDSSIDVPETPGEGIPVTYVPARNTVFLSLALGWAEVLEARDIFIGVNAVDYSGYPDCRPEFVEAFERMANLATKAGVEGQGFRIQAPLQNMSKAQIVQAGIARGVDYSLTVSCYQADDEGRACGKCDSCRLRAEGFKSAGVQDPTRYF from the coding sequence ATGACTGAGAAACGCGCGGTAATTCTGCTGTCCGGTGGCCTGGATTCGGCCACGGTGGTCGCCATGGCCAAGGCCCAAGGCTACAGCTGCTATACCATGAGCTTCGACTACGGTCAGCGCCATCGTGCCGAGCTGAATGCCGCTGCGCGAGTGGCGCGTGACCTGGGTGTGGTCGAGCACAAGGTGATCGGCCTCAACCTTGACGGTATCGGTGGTTCGGCCCTGACCGACAGCAGCATCGATGTGCCGGAAACGCCAGGTGAGGGCATTCCGGTGACTTATGTACCGGCACGCAACACGGTGTTCCTGTCCTTGGCGCTGGGTTGGGCCGAAGTGCTGGAAGCCCGCGATATCTTTATCGGTGTGAACGCCGTGGACTATTCCGGCTATCCCGATTGCCGTCCCGAGTTCGTCGAGGCGTTCGAGCGCATGGCCAACCTCGCCACCAAGGCGGGCGTAGAGGGGCAGGGCTTCCGCATCCAGGCGCCGCTGCAGAACATGAGCAAGGCGCAGATCGTCCAGGCGGGTATCGCCCGTGGCGTGGATTACAGCCTGACCGTTTCCTGCTATCAGGCTGACGATGAGGGCCGTGCCTGTGGCAAGTGTGATAGCTGCCGTCTGCGTGCCGAAGGCTTCAAGTCGGCCGGTGTACAGGATCCGACTCGATATTTTTAA
- the queE gene encoding 7-carboxy-7-deazaguanine synthase QueE — protein sequence MQDTLRITEVFYSLQGETRTAGLPTVFVRLTGCPLRCQYCDSAYAFSGGTVRTLDDILEQVAGFKPRYVCVTGGEPLAQPNALPLLQRLCDAGYEVSLETSGALDIAGTDTRVSRVVDLKTPGSEESHRNRYENIEQLTRNDQVKFVICSREDYDWAVSKLIQYNLAERAGEVLFSPSHHQVSATDLADWIVADNLPVRFQMQLHKLLWNDEPGR from the coding sequence ATGCAAGACACATTACGCATCACCGAAGTCTTTTACTCGTTGCAGGGTGAAACGCGAACGGCTGGGCTGCCCACGGTATTCGTGCGCCTCACCGGTTGCCCCCTGCGCTGTCAGTACTGCGACAGTGCCTATGCTTTCAGTGGTGGCACTGTCCGCACCCTTGACGACATTCTTGAGCAGGTGGCCGGTTTCAAGCCGCGTTACGTATGTGTAACCGGTGGCGAGCCATTGGCCCAGCCAAACGCCTTGCCGCTGCTGCAGCGCCTGTGCGATGCCGGCTATGAGGTCTCCTTGGAGACCAGTGGTGCCCTGGACATCGCTGGCACCGATACCCGCGTCAGCCGGGTTGTCGACCTCAAGACCCCAGGCTCCGAGGAGTCTCACCGCAACCGCTACGAGAACATCGAGCAACTGACCCGCAACGACCAGGTCAAGTTCGTCATCTGTTCCCGCGAGGACTACGACTGGGCAGTGTCGAAGCTGATCCAGTACAACCTTGCCGAGCGTGCGGGTGAAGTGCTGTTCTCGCCAAGCCATCATCAGGTGAGCGCCACCGACCTGGCGGATTGGATCGTCGCCGACAACCTGCCCGTGCGTTTCCAGATGCAGCTACACAAGCTGCTGTGGAACGACGAACCCGGACGTTGA
- a CDS encoding recombinase family protein codes for MMIRAYLRASTAEQDASRAKEQLREFAQQHGHRIAGYYVENESGATLQRPELFRLLADSEPGDILLVEQVDRLARLNEADWAALRATLQAKGVLVVALDLPTSHQAMHQAKAGDDFTGRMLAAINTMLLDMLAAVARKDYEDRRRRQAQGIEKAKSAGAYKGRQVDTDLHRRITQLLDDGKSVRGIADLLDCSTNTVQRVKRERTASA; via the coding sequence ATGATGATTCGTGCTTACCTCCGTGCCTCTACTGCCGAGCAGGACGCCAGCCGCGCCAAGGAACAGTTGCGAGAGTTCGCCCAGCAGCATGGCCACCGCATTGCGGGTTACTACGTAGAGAACGAATCCGGCGCCACGTTGCAGCGCCCGGAGCTGTTCCGCTTGTTGGCAGATAGCGAGCCTGGCGACATTCTGCTGGTCGAGCAGGTAGACCGATTGGCGCGATTGAATGAGGCTGACTGGGCAGCTCTGCGGGCCACCCTCCAGGCGAAAGGTGTGCTTGTCGTTGCCTTGGACCTGCCGACCTCGCATCAAGCGATGCACCAGGCGAAGGCTGGCGACGACTTCACAGGCCGTATGCTGGCGGCTATCAATACGATGCTGCTGGATATGCTGGCGGCAGTCGCCAGAAAGGATTATGAGGACCGGCGCCGTCGGCAGGCGCAGGGCATCGAGAAAGCAAAGTCGGCTGGTGCTTATAAGGGGCGCCAGGTGGATACCGACCTGCACCGCCGAATCACGCAGTTGTTGGACGACGGCAAGTCGGTGCGCGGTATCGCTGACCTGCTCGACTGCTCGACTAACACCGTCCAGCGGGTCAAGCGGGAGCGCACAGCCAGCGCCTGA